In one Paraburkholderia megapolitana genomic region, the following are encoded:
- a CDS encoding CDP-alcohol phosphatidyltransferase family protein, with the protein MKSRPQTPNNVPAPRTWDARLARRLVTPLVDTWITPNHLTTLRLLIGLAGALCLARGGFASTNAGALLIVLSNFVDHTDGELARISGKTSRIGHFYDLAADALVTVLLFLGFGFAAAAAAAHGATATAFVVSPVLMGAVAGIAVALIFFLRMRIEDKEGKAGTKQASMGGFETEDVLYLLPIVTVTGSITPFLVAAAIGAPLFAVWVVIDYRRVMRRPQGAAHTRLNVG; encoded by the coding sequence ATGAAATCGCGACCACAAACTCCAAATAACGTTCCCGCGCCCAGGACATGGGACGCGCGCCTCGCCCGCCGGCTGGTTACGCCGCTGGTCGACACCTGGATCACGCCGAACCATCTGACCACCCTGCGCCTGCTGATCGGCCTCGCAGGCGCGCTGTGCCTTGCGCGCGGCGGCTTCGCCTCGACCAATGCGGGCGCGCTGCTGATCGTTCTGTCGAATTTCGTCGACCATACCGATGGCGAACTGGCACGGATCAGCGGCAAAACGAGCCGGATCGGTCATTTTTACGATCTCGCAGCCGACGCGTTGGTTACTGTGCTGTTGTTTCTCGGTTTCGGTTTTGCAGCTGCGGCCGCTGCGGCCCATGGCGCAACGGCGACCGCGTTCGTCGTCTCGCCGGTGCTGATGGGCGCCGTAGCGGGCATCGCCGTCGCGCTGATTTTCTTCCTGCGCATGCGTATCGAGGACAAGGAAGGCAAGGCGGGAACGAAGCAGGCGTCTATGGGCGGATTCGAGACCGAAGACGTGCTGTATCTGCTGCCGATCGTGACCGTGACCGGCTCGATTACGCCGTTCCTCGTCGCCGCCGCGATTGGCGCGCCGCTGTTCGCTGTCTGGGTCGTAATCGACTACCGCCGGGTCATGCGTCGTCCGCAAGGAGCCGCGCACACCCGTCTGAACGTGGGTTAA
- a CDS encoding HalD/BesD family halogenase, with protein MSTPIQDDVFVEATSALPASAGTSQPPRPASPAPDPDRAVAARTRQFDNARLRQDFADQGAFLYLDDFLAPEVTAQLAQSARDLLVEVNRNYLPGHKQGGSVSRHTIDRLAPFIAQLYRSKELIGWLEQMSGDRLQVSPADDPHAYALYYYTRPGDHIGWHYDTSYYDGRRYTVLLGVIDESSCRLDYELHTRNPDIADQPGSVQIPPGGLVFFDGDKLRHRISPAGENEMRVSLTFEYVTNPNMRPWRRFISNMKDAIAYFGFRQVFRQLMKRSGDTA; from the coding sequence ATGAGCACGCCGATTCAGGACGACGTGTTCGTCGAGGCCACTTCTGCGCTGCCGGCCTCAGCCGGTACCAGCCAGCCGCCGCGCCCAGCTTCCCCCGCACCCGATCCGGACCGCGCGGTCGCCGCGCGGACGCGCCAGTTCGATAACGCCAGGCTGCGCCAGGATTTCGCCGATCAGGGCGCGTTTCTGTATCTGGACGATTTTCTCGCCCCCGAGGTCACCGCGCAGCTCGCGCAGAGCGCGCGCGATCTGCTCGTCGAGGTGAATCGCAACTACCTGCCGGGCCACAAGCAGGGCGGCAGCGTGAGCCGCCATACGATCGACCGGCTCGCGCCGTTTATCGCGCAGCTGTATCGCTCGAAGGAACTGATCGGCTGGCTCGAACAGATGAGCGGCGATCGTCTGCAGGTGTCGCCGGCCGACGACCCGCATGCCTACGCGCTGTACTACTACACGCGCCCGGGCGACCACATCGGCTGGCATTACGACACGTCGTATTACGACGGCCGTCGCTATACGGTGCTGCTCGGTGTGATCGACGAGTCGTCGTGCCGTCTCGATTACGAGCTGCATACGCGCAACCCCGACATCGCCGATCAGCCCGGTTCGGTGCAGATTCCGCCGGGCGGTCTGGTGTTCTTCGATGGCGACAAGCTGCGCCATCGCATCTCGCCGGCCGGCGAGAACGAAATGCGCGTGTCGCTGACGTTCGAATATGTGACCAATCCGAATATGCGTCCGTGGCGGCGTTTCATTTCGAACATGAAGGACGCGATTGCGTATTTCGGTTTCCGCCAGGTCTTCCGTCAATTGATGAAGCGCAGCGGGGACACCGCGTGA
- a CDS encoding flippase-like domain-containing protein, giving the protein MTRAAMILLSIGAALFVALLAWQGLGSVTSTLLAAGWGLALVAAFHVVPLVLDAAAISVLVDRRRDGVTERDTLYARWIGESVNSLLPAGQIGGPVVMVRQLAQRGMRMRDAAAAITVSTTLQALAQIVFALLGLGLFGIYAAHGALQDLRTATIVATGVLGAMIVMFYIAQRRGLFGRMLRVVSKVFGKRDWSSLMTRADAVDAAVHELYRNRRRVAASFALSLVGWIVGTAEVWLALHFLGHPVDWIDALLLESVGQAIRGAGFAIPGSLGVQEGGYLLLAPLVGLPPDAALALSLAKRARELLLGLPGLLFLHFSERSWQRRRSTSVPAVD; this is encoded by the coding sequence GTGACCCGCGCCGCCATGATCCTGCTGTCGATCGGGGCAGCGCTGTTCGTTGCGCTGCTCGCGTGGCAGGGGCTCGGCTCGGTGACGTCGACGCTGCTCGCCGCAGGTTGGGGGCTCGCGCTCGTCGCTGCGTTCCACGTCGTGCCGCTCGTACTCGACGCGGCCGCGATCTCCGTGCTGGTCGACCGGCGCCGCGATGGTGTGACCGAACGCGACACGTTGTACGCGCGCTGGATCGGCGAGTCGGTGAACAGCTTGCTGCCCGCGGGACAGATCGGCGGTCCGGTGGTGATGGTGCGCCAGCTCGCGCAGCGCGGCATGCGCATGCGCGATGCGGCTGCGGCGATCACGGTCAGTACGACATTGCAGGCGCTCGCGCAGATCGTCTTCGCGCTGCTCGGCCTTGGCCTCTTTGGCATCTATGCCGCGCACGGTGCGCTGCAGGACCTGCGCACCGCGACGATCGTTGCGACCGGCGTACTCGGCGCGATGATCGTGATGTTCTACATTGCGCAGCGCCGTGGTCTGTTCGGCCGCATGCTGCGCGTTGTGTCGAAGGTGTTCGGCAAGCGCGACTGGTCGTCGCTGATGACCCGCGCCGATGCCGTCGATGCCGCCGTACACGAGCTTTATCGCAACCGCAGGCGCGTTGCCGCGAGCTTCGCCTTGAGCCTGGTGGGCTGGATTGTCGGTACCGCGGAAGTGTGGCTCGCGTTGCACTTTCTCGGTCATCCGGTCGACTGGATCGATGCGTTGCTGCTCGAAAGCGTGGGGCAAGCCATCCGTGGCGCAGGTTTCGCGATTCCGGGCTCGCTCGGCGTGCAGGAGGGCGGTTATCTGCTGCTCGCACCGCTCGTCGGTTTGCCGCCCGATGCCGCGCTCGCACTGTCGCTTGCGAAGCGCGCCCGCGAATTACTGCTCGGTTTGCCGGGCCTGCTGTTTCTGCATTTCAGCGAACGAAGCTGGCAGCGGCGCCGCTCGACGAGCGTGCCGGCTGTCGACTAA
- a CDS encoding phosphocholine cytidylyltransferase family protein, with product MRAIILAAGLGLRLQQPAGEQFPKCLLQFDGMTLLERHLQMLEAAGVEDVVLALGFQPETVRTELKRIGWPRDVEIVLNPRYDLGSVLTVHTVADALTRGGDVLLMDADVLYDERILSALVAGETVNRLLIDRDFETGDEPVKLCLKDSVPVELRKQLAVNLEYDTIGESVGFFRFREETARRFAQIVAGYVDSGRANMPHEEAVRDLLLERSQVFDTADVTGAPWIEIDFPNDVERATREILPQLQPLVSAPR from the coding sequence ATGCGCGCCATCATTCTTGCAGCGGGTCTCGGCCTGCGTCTTCAGCAGCCGGCGGGCGAACAGTTTCCCAAGTGTCTGCTGCAGTTCGACGGCATGACGCTGCTCGAACGTCATCTACAGATGCTCGAAGCCGCTGGCGTCGAAGACGTCGTGCTCGCACTCGGCTTCCAGCCCGAAACCGTCAGAACGGAATTGAAGCGCATCGGCTGGCCGCGCGACGTCGAGATCGTGCTGAATCCGCGCTACGACCTCGGTAGCGTGCTGACCGTGCACACCGTTGCCGATGCGCTGACGCGCGGCGGCGACGTGCTGCTGATGGACGCCGACGTGCTGTACGACGAACGCATCCTGAGCGCGCTGGTGGCGGGCGAAACGGTCAACCGTCTGCTGATCGACCGCGATTTCGAAACCGGCGACGAACCCGTCAAGCTGTGCCTGAAAGACAGCGTGCCGGTCGAACTGCGCAAGCAACTCGCGGTGAATCTCGAGTACGACACGATCGGTGAATCGGTGGGCTTTTTCCGCTTCCGCGAAGAAACCGCGCGCCGTTTTGCGCAGATCGTCGCGGGTTATGTCGACAGCGGCCGTGCGAACATGCCGCACGAAGAAGCGGTGCGCGACCTGTTGCTCGAACGCAGCCAGGTGTTCGATACCGCCGATGTAACCGGCGCACCGTGGATCGAGATCGACTTCCCGAACGACGTCGAACGCGCCACGCGCGAAATTCTTCCGCAGCTTCAACCGCTCGTCAGCGCACCGCGCTGA
- a CDS encoding MFS transporter yields the protein MPLALGAFIVPLIVACAMFMESVDSTVLVTSLPALARSLGHDPITMKLAITAYVIGLGVFIPVCGWVADRFGSRTVFRTAIGIFIAGSLLCAASTSLGMFIFARFVQGIGGAMMVPVGRIIIFRSVPKSDFLRAVNYLTIPALLGPVIGPPLGGFITTYLHWRLIFFINIPIGVLGIWLANRHIANVREAHPGRLDWFGFVLSAGGASLFMLGLSLVGGELVSNSRSIAMCVAGGVLLVAYWWYAQHAVRPVLDLSLLRIPSFNASVLGGSLFRIGLGAVPFLLPLALQEGLGMSAFKSGSITCASAFGSMFMKTVASRVLRRYGFRTVLMYNAVFAGAAIAVYGLFFPGTPHWVIWIVVLLGGFFPSLQFTSLNTLAYADIPGADVGRATSVASVVQQISLGLGVTIAGLVLQLSRDLQGHTTVAWSDFWPAFLVVSLFSLASIPVTAKLPLGAGDEIARGSRGSSSTAH from the coding sequence ATGCCGCTTGCCTTAGGCGCCTTCATTGTTCCGCTGATCGTCGCGTGCGCGATGTTCATGGAGAGTGTCGACTCCACGGTGCTGGTCACGTCGCTGCCGGCGCTCGCGCGATCTCTCGGCCACGATCCGATTACGATGAAGCTCGCGATCACGGCCTACGTGATTGGACTCGGTGTGTTCATTCCGGTGTGCGGCTGGGTGGCCGACCGTTTTGGTTCGCGTACGGTGTTTCGTACCGCGATCGGTATTTTTATCGCCGGCTCGCTGCTGTGCGCTGCGTCGACCTCGCTCGGCATGTTCATCTTTGCGCGCTTTGTGCAGGGTATCGGCGGCGCGATGATGGTGCCGGTCGGGCGCATCATCATCTTCCGCTCCGTGCCGAAGTCGGATTTCCTTCGTGCGGTCAACTATCTGACGATACCTGCGTTGCTCGGTCCGGTGATCGGGCCGCCGCTCGGTGGTTTCATCACCACCTATCTGCACTGGCGACTGATTTTCTTCATCAACATTCCGATCGGCGTGCTCGGCATCTGGCTCGCGAACCGGCACATCGCGAACGTGCGCGAAGCGCATCCTGGGCGACTCGACTGGTTTGGCTTTGTGTTGTCCGCGGGGGGGGCGTCGCTGTTCATGCTGGGGTTGTCGCTGGTAGGCGGCGAACTGGTGTCGAATTCGCGTTCGATCGCGATGTGCGTGGCCGGCGGTGTGTTGCTCGTCGCGTACTGGTGGTACGCGCAGCATGCCGTGCGACCGGTGCTCGATCTGAGCCTGTTGCGCATTCCGAGTTTCAACGCGAGTGTGCTCGGCGGTTCGCTGTTTCGTATCGGCCTCGGCGCGGTGCCGTTTCTGCTGCCGCTCGCGTTGCAGGAAGGACTCGGGATGAGCGCGTTCAAGTCGGGTTCGATTACCTGCGCGTCGGCGTTCGGTTCGATGTTCATGAAGACGGTCGCTTCGCGCGTGTTGCGCCGCTACGGCTTTCGAACAGTGCTGATGTACAACGCGGTGTTCGCAGGTGCTGCGATTGCCGTGTACGGGCTGTTCTTTCCCGGCACGCCGCACTGGGTGATCTGGATTGTGGTGCTGCTGGGCGGCTTCTTTCCGTCGCTGCAGTTCACGAGCCTTAACACGCTGGCGTATGCGGATATTCCGGGCGCCGACGTCGGACGCGCGACGAGCGTTGCAAGTGTCGTCCAGCAGATTTCGCTGGGGCTCGGCGTGACGATCGCCGGGCTCGTGCTGCAACTGTCGCGCGATCTGCAGGGGCATACGACGGTTGCATGGTCCGACTTCTGGCCGGCGTTCCTTGTGGTCAGTCTGTTCTCGCTCGCATCGATTCCAGTCACCGCGAAGCTGCCGCTCGGTGCCGGCGACGAGATCGCGCGCGGTAGCCGCGGTAGCAGCAGTACAGCGCATTAG
- a CDS encoding GGDEF domain-containing protein has product MRRSPKPLHLALFAVSFLGAHALCVVVFPASAMQVSYPFLILAPALALAACGWRARIEPRKSRTPWVLLGAGLLLWTCGVTLNAWEDLVQQTPQTVAWFSDFSFFIYGVPVLLAISFVSNEQQLPLLVWMDTIQAVLTGYLAYIAIFSVAPFSDHVLDPISVPTLVLTYNIENVVLATAATLRLLAQPRGHDRRFYAILCGYLWVYALTAGVYNYWAAISSIHVVLDVIVDVPFLLLGIACVIDPGPRIEADVAAAKRPLAVVIENGSPIFYTLALLALSILLIRDHYLVGAIGILTALIVYTIRTTSLQSRLILTQQELRDATDRLEEMVLTDALTHTANRRCFDQTLTLEWSRAARTQLPLGLLLIDIDHFKKLNDRYGHPAGDRCLVAVASALQAALPRSGDLLARYGGEEFAAILPATDENGARIVAEHMLADVRAIRIPNEPSFGDFVTISVGIAVFRSTGTGTAHQLVEAADQALYRAKERGRNRIESIAQDDFLGMGSV; this is encoded by the coding sequence TTGCGTCGTTCGCCAAAGCCGCTCCATCTTGCGTTGTTCGCTGTGTCGTTTCTCGGCGCGCATGCGCTATGCGTCGTCGTGTTTCCAGCGTCGGCGATGCAGGTCAGCTACCCTTTTCTGATTCTTGCGCCGGCGCTGGCGCTGGCCGCCTGCGGCTGGCGCGCCCGCATCGAGCCGCGCAAGTCGCGCACACCGTGGGTATTGCTTGGCGCAGGCCTGTTGCTGTGGACGTGCGGCGTGACACTCAACGCGTGGGAAGATCTGGTCCAGCAGACGCCGCAGACCGTCGCGTGGTTCTCCGATTTCAGTTTCTTCATCTATGGCGTCCCCGTACTCCTCGCCATTTCATTCGTTTCGAACGAACAGCAGCTCCCATTGCTTGTGTGGATGGACACCATCCAGGCGGTGTTGACCGGTTATCTCGCCTATATCGCGATCTTTTCCGTCGCACCGTTTTCGGATCATGTGCTCGACCCGATCTCGGTGCCGACCCTCGTACTCACCTACAACATCGAGAACGTCGTTCTCGCCACGGCAGCGACCTTGCGTCTTCTCGCCCAGCCGCGCGGCCACGACCGCAGGTTCTACGCGATCCTGTGCGGCTATCTTTGGGTCTACGCGCTCACCGCGGGCGTGTACAACTATTGGGCTGCCATTTCCAGCATCCACGTCGTGCTCGACGTCATCGTCGATGTGCCGTTTCTTCTGCTCGGTATTGCATGCGTGATCGATCCTGGGCCGCGCATCGAAGCCGACGTCGCGGCGGCGAAACGCCCGCTTGCCGTCGTCATCGAAAACGGCAGCCCGATTTTCTATACGCTTGCGCTGCTTGCGTTAAGCATCCTGCTGATACGCGATCATTACCTTGTCGGCGCAATCGGCATTCTCACCGCGCTGATCGTCTACACGATACGAACGACGTCCCTGCAAAGCCGGCTCATCCTGACCCAGCAGGAGTTGCGGGATGCCACGGACCGCCTCGAAGAGATGGTGCTCACCGACGCGTTGACGCATACCGCGAACCGTCGATGCTTCGATCAAACGCTAACGCTCGAATGGAGCCGCGCTGCGCGCACCCAACTGCCGCTCGGCCTGCTCCTGATCGATATCGATCACTTCAAGAAGCTCAACGATCGCTACGGTCATCCGGCGGGCGACCGCTGCCTCGTCGCGGTGGCAAGCGCGTTGCAAGCGGCGCTGCCGCGCAGCGGCGACCTGCTCGCGCGCTATGGCGGCGAAGAGTTCGCGGCGATCCTGCCGGCCACCGACGAGAACGGTGCACGCATCGTGGCCGAGCACATGCTGGCCGACGTCAGGGCGATCCGCATTCCGAACGAACCGTCGTTTGGCGATTTCGTGACGATCAGCGTCGGTATCGCGGTGTTTCGCTCGACAGGCACGGGCACCGCGCATCAACTCGTCGAAGCAGCGGACCAGGCGCTCTATCGTGCGAAGGAACGCGGACGCAACCGGATCGAATCGATTGCGCAGGATGATTTTCTCGGGATGGGATCGGTGTAG
- a CDS encoding amidase codes for MQRRRFSASLGLLAAAVSTGNLPAGAAPRAQGSSATAAVALRHYLARIAELDRGGPQLRSIIELNPDAATIARTLDAQRRAGHVRGPLHGSIVVVKDNIATGDRMSTSAGSLALDGVRATRDASLIGRLREAGVVIAGKTNLSEWANLRSTRSTSGWSARGGLTRNPYALDRNTSGSSSGSAVAVAAGLADMAVGTETDGSIVSPSSINGVVGLKPTVGRVSRDGIIPISHTQDTAGPIARTVTDVARLLAAMAGTDPLDPATQHAPAPDNYLAALDPHALRGARIGVARNFFTGHDEIDQQIERALAKLVALGAVLVDPVDLPKVSYGDAEQAVLLHEFKHDLPLWLKTFAPHAPIRNLADLIAFNDAHRKQEMPYFGQEQLTQAQALGGLDSDVYLKALATCRKAARDDGMDRVLREHKLDAIVAPTGGTAWLTDFINGDSGSDGFSTPAAVAGYPHLTVPAGLVRGLPIGLSFVGPAWSEARLLALGYAFEQATQWRREPSFQTRTAIPPLTS; via the coding sequence ATGCAACGACGCCGTTTCTCCGCTTCGCTGGGTCTTCTCGCCGCGGCTGTATCGACAGGAAACCTGCCGGCCGGTGCTGCGCCGCGTGCGCAGGGTTCGAGCGCGACAGCGGCCGTTGCACTGCGGCATTACCTGGCGCGAATCGCCGAACTCGATCGCGGTGGCCCGCAATTGCGCAGCATCATCGAACTCAATCCCGATGCAGCGACGATTGCCCGTACGCTCGATGCGCAACGTCGCGCGGGACACGTACGTGGGCCGCTGCACGGCAGCATCGTCGTCGTGAAGGACAACATCGCCACGGGCGATCGCATGTCGACAAGCGCCGGTTCGCTCGCGCTAGACGGCGTGCGCGCCACGCGCGACGCCTCGTTGATTGGCCGTCTGCGCGAAGCGGGCGTCGTAATTGCGGGCAAGACGAACCTGAGTGAATGGGCGAACCTGCGCTCGACGCGCTCCACAAGTGGATGGAGCGCACGCGGTGGCCTCACGCGTAACCCGTATGCGCTCGATCGCAATACGAGCGGCTCGAGTTCGGGTTCGGCGGTGGCTGTTGCCGCCGGTCTTGCCGACATGGCGGTCGGCACTGAGACCGATGGCTCGATCGTGTCGCCTTCATCGATCAATGGTGTGGTCGGGCTCAAACCGACCGTCGGCCGCGTGAGCCGCGACGGCATCATACCGATCTCGCACACACAGGACACAGCAGGGCCGATTGCGCGCACCGTCACCGATGTTGCGCGACTGCTTGCCGCGATGGCCGGTACCGATCCGCTCGATCCCGCCACACAGCATGCACCGGCTCCCGATAACTATCTGGCTGCACTCGATCCGCACGCACTACGCGGCGCGCGTATCGGCGTCGCCCGCAATTTCTTCACGGGCCATGACGAAATCGACCAGCAGATCGAACGTGCGCTCGCGAAACTCGTTGCACTCGGAGCCGTTCTTGTCGATCCGGTCGATCTGCCCAAGGTGAGCTACGGCGATGCCGAGCAGGCGGTGCTGCTGCATGAGTTCAAGCACGATCTGCCGTTATGGCTCAAGACGTTTGCGCCACATGCGCCGATACGTAACCTCGCCGACCTGATTGCATTCAACGACGCACATCGCAAGCAGGAAATGCCGTACTTCGGCCAGGAGCAGCTGACGCAGGCTCAGGCGCTCGGCGGGCTCGATAGCGATGTCTACCTGAAAGCGCTCGCCACATGCCGCAAGGCCGCGCGCGATGACGGAATGGATCGTGTGTTACGTGAACACAAGCTCGATGCGATTGTCGCGCCAACCGGTGGGACAGCGTGGCTGACCGATTTTATTAACGGCGACAGCGGCAGCGATGGATTTTCGACGCCGGCTGCCGTTGCCGGCTATCCGCATCTGACCGTACCTGCAGGTCTAGTGCGCGGTTTGCCGATTGGTCTGTCGTTTGTCGGTCCCGCGTGGAGCGAAGCACGACTGCTCGCGCTCGGCTACGCATTCGAGCAGGCGACGCAGTGGCGTCGCGAGCCGAGCTTCCAGACGCGCACGGCGATACCGCCGTTGACGAGTTGA
- the ggt gene encoding gamma-glutamyltransferase, translated as MKLFARARLSAAALATVTLVTVSAGFVETAPAYARAPSKPQPAILNASAVAVSDKYAADAAEQIFNEGGNAVDAAVAIAFSLAVTYPEAGNIGGGGFMTLYVDGKPYFMDYRERAPLAATKNMYLDDQGNVIKGKSLFGYYAVGVPGTVAGMSEVQHRFGKLTWKQVLAPAIKYARDGFVVDEALASRREEAAKDFAGKTNFDTYFGAMKAGTTFKQPDLAAVLTRIANQGAKDFYQGKTADLIAASMRGHGLITKQDLQQYKAVWRQPVLGTWNGYDVITAPPPSSGGIGLLQLLQMKADLAPDFKDVALNSPQYVHLIAEIEKRVFADRAQYLGDPDFYKVPVAQLTDPAYIAKRAAEVNPNQPSDTKSVQPGLGTSMPEKAETTHFSVVDKWGNAVSNTYTLNGWFGSGVVAEGTGIVLNDEMDDFSAKPGVANMFGVVGSDANSIEPKKRPLSSMTPTIMTKDGKVSLVIGTPGGSRIFTSIFQVINNVYDFNMPLKEAVAAMRFHHQLLPPNTIFWEPYKPIDGELAQQIEAKGYNLKGQDFSGDIQAIKINGDTPDAAADPRGRGVTRLIP; from the coding sequence ATGAAATTATTTGCAAGAGCCAGACTGTCTGCAGCCGCGCTCGCCACTGTCACACTCGTTACCGTTTCCGCTGGTTTCGTCGAAACCGCGCCGGCTTATGCCAGGGCGCCTTCGAAGCCGCAACCCGCCATTCTCAATGCGTCGGCCGTCGCGGTCTCGGACAAGTACGCTGCCGATGCGGCCGAACAGATTTTCAACGAAGGCGGTAACGCCGTCGATGCCGCCGTCGCAATCGCATTCTCGCTCGCGGTGACATACCCCGAAGCGGGCAACATCGGCGGTGGCGGTTTCATGACGCTGTATGTCGACGGCAAACCGTACTTCATGGACTATCGCGAACGTGCGCCGCTCGCCGCGACGAAGAACATGTACCTCGACGATCAGGGCAACGTCATCAAGGGCAAGAGTCTGTTCGGCTATTACGCGGTCGGCGTACCGGGTACCGTGGCCGGCATGTCGGAAGTACAGCACCGCTTCGGCAAGCTGACCTGGAAGCAGGTTCTCGCGCCCGCAATCAAGTACGCGCGCGATGGCTTCGTAGTCGACGAAGCGCTGGCAAGTCGCCGCGAGGAAGCGGCGAAGGACTTCGCAGGCAAGACGAACTTCGACACGTACTTCGGCGCGATGAAGGCGGGCACGACGTTCAAGCAGCCCGATCTCGCCGCCGTGCTGACACGTATCGCGAACCAGGGTGCGAAAGATTTCTACCAGGGCAAGACGGCTGACCTGATCGCCGCATCGATGCGCGGTCATGGCCTCATCACGAAGCAGGATTTGCAGCAGTACAAGGCCGTGTGGCGTCAGCCGGTGCTGGGCACATGGAACGGCTATGACGTGATCACCGCGCCGCCTCCGAGCTCCGGCGGTATCGGTCTGCTGCAACTGCTGCAGATGAAGGCCGACCTCGCGCCGGACTTCAAGGACGTCGCACTGAATTCACCACAATACGTGCACCTGATCGCGGAAATCGAGAAGCGCGTGTTTGCCGATCGCGCGCAGTATCTCGGCGATCCGGACTTCTACAAGGTGCCGGTTGCGCAACTCACCGATCCTGCGTACATCGCGAAGCGTGCGGCCGAAGTGAATCCGAATCAGCCGTCCGATACGAAGAGCGTCCAGCCTGGCCTCGGCACGTCGATGCCGGAGAAAGCGGAGACCACGCACTTCTCGGTGGTCGACAAGTGGGGCAATGCGGTGTCGAACACGTACACGCTCAACGGCTGGTTTGGTTCGGGCGTTGTCGCTGAAGGCACGGGTATCGTGCTGAACGACGAGATGGACGACTTCTCCGCGAAGCCGGGTGTGGCGAACATGTTCGGCGTGGTGGGCAGCGATGCGAACTCGATCGAACCGAAGAAGCGTCCGCTGTCGTCGATGACACCGACCATCATGACGAAGGACGGCAAGGTGTCGCTCGTGATCGGTACGCCGGGCGGCTCACGCATCTTCACGTCGATCTTCCAGGTGATCAACAACGTGTACGACTTCAACATGCCGCTGAAGGAAGCCGTCGCTGCGATGCGTTTCCACCACCAGTTGTTGCCGCCGAACACGATTTTCTGGGAGCCGTACAAGCCGATCGACGGCGAGCTCGCGCAGCAGATTGAAGCGAAGGGCTACAACCTGAAAGGCCAGGACTTCAGCGGCGATATTCAGGCGATCAAGATCAATGGCGATACGCCGGATGCAGCGGCTGACCCGCGTGGTCGTGGCGTGACGCGGTTGATTCCGTAA
- a CDS encoding S1C family serine protease — MGSRPRFIDDLSGAAGAAPDAATPHLLDDTALLDHYSRTVIGALERVRQAVVYISVERHTPGDSHGRGTRGGTGSGFLFTPDGYLLTNSHVVHGATHIRVTLAEGATYDADLVGDDPSSDLAVLRIGSAEPLPHVDLGESSKLQVGQIAIAVGNPLGLAQTVTTGVISALGRSLRSNSGRMIYDVIQTDAALNPGNSGGPLINSAGQVIGVNTAIIPGAQAICFATAIDTAKWVIMQIFTHGRVRRAYIGVAGTTTPISRRVQRYFSLALVSGVHVMEVVKGSPAELGGLHTGDRIVAIDEQPVGDVDSLQRTLDASRIDRPVKVTILRGAQRLDLTVTPSEQAG; from the coding sequence ATGGGAAGCCGTCCCCGTTTTATCGACGATCTGTCGGGTGCCGCAGGCGCCGCACCGGATGCCGCGACGCCGCATCTGCTCGATGACACCGCCCTGCTCGATCACTATTCCCGCACGGTCATCGGCGCGCTCGAGCGCGTGCGCCAGGCCGTCGTCTACATCTCCGTCGAGCGGCACACGCCCGGCGATTCACACGGCCGCGGCACGCGCGGCGGCACCGGTTCGGGTTTCCTGTTCACGCCGGACGGTTATCTGCTCACCAATAGCCATGTCGTGCACGGCGCCACGCACATCCGCGTAACGCTCGCCGAAGGCGCCACCTACGACGCGGATCTAGTCGGCGACGACCCAAGCAGCGATCTCGCGGTGTTGCGCATCGGTTCCGCCGAACCATTGCCGCACGTCGATCTCGGCGAATCAAGCAAGCTGCAGGTCGGCCAGATCGCGATCGCGGTCGGCAATCCGCTCGGCCTCGCGCAGACGGTGACGACCGGTGTCATCTCCGCGCTCGGCCGCTCGCTGCGCTCGAATTCCGGCCGCATGATCTACGACGTGATCCAGACCGACGCAGCGTTAAATCCGGGCAACTCCGGCGGCCCGTTGATCAACTCGGCGGGCCAGGTGATCGGCGTGAATACGGCGATCATCCCCGGCGCGCAGGCCATCTGCTTCGCGACCGCGATCGACACTGCGAAGTGGGTGATCATGCAGATCTTCACGCACGGCCGCGTGCGGCGCGCGTACATCGGCGTGGCCGGCACGACGACACCAATCTCGCGCCGCGTGCAGCGCTACTTCAGTCTCGCATTGGTGAGCGGCGTGCATGTGATGGAAGTGGTCAAAGGCAGCCCCGCTGAGCTGGGCGGATTGCATACCGGCGACCGTATCGTGGCGATCGATGAGCAGCCGGTTGGCGACGTCGACAGTCTGCAGCGCACGCTCGACGCATCACGGATCGACCGGCCGGTGAAGGTCACTATCCTGCGCGGCGCGCAACGGCTCGATCTTACGGTGACGCCGAGCGAACAGGCAGGCTGA